One genomic region from Podarcis raffonei isolate rPodRaf1 chromosome Z, rPodRaf1.pri, whole genome shotgun sequence encodes:
- the TOR2A gene encoding prosalusin, which translates to MDWEGGRLLLPFLQVVFHLYPPLGLVSSSGPLDLSSWHCSFSGTCECDFRPDLAGLECNLAVNLVGQQLARELLMKGLKGFVHNNSPEKPLVMSFHGSSGTGKTFVGSLLVPHLFRSGLRSPYVHHFSPVVHFPHAEHIEQYKIDLKNWIQGNLTRCGRSLFIFDDMDRMHPGLVDVIIPFLGPSWVVFGTNYRKAIFIFISNAGGEQINQITLDFWRAHKDREEISLKDLEESVYKAAFENPQNGFWRSGIIDQHLIDFLVPFLPLKQHHVKQCVASELTSRDLEPQPDVIQAVADNIPYFPAELKVFSATGCKTVASRVSFFL; encoded by the exons ATGGATTGGGAAGGGGGGCGCTTGTTGCTGCCCTTCTTGCAGGTCGTCTTCCACCTCTACCCTCCGCTGGGGTTGGTGAGCTCCAGCGGCCCCTTGGATCTGAGCTCCTGGCACTGCAGCTTCTCGGGCACTTGCGAGTGCGACTTTCGGCCCGACCTGGCAG GTCTAGAATGCAACTTGGCCGTGAACCTGGTCGGGCAGCAATTGGCAAGGGAGCTTCTCATGAAAGGCCTGAAGGGATTTGTGCACAACAACAGCCCTGAGAAGCCTCTGGTGATGTCCTTCCACGGATCGAGCGGCACGGGGAAAACCTTCGTTGGATCTCTGCTAGTCCCCCACCTCTTTCGCTCTGGGCTGCGAAGCCCATATGTCCACCACTTCTCCCCAGTAGTTCATTTCCCCCATGCAGAACACATCGAGCAGTACAAG ATAGATCTGAAGAACTGGATCCAGGGGAATCTGACACGCTGTGGCCGATCACTGTTTATCTTTGACGATATGGACAGGATGCACCCAGGCTTGGTCGACGTGATTATCCCATTCTTGGGACCTTCCTGGGTTGTGTTTGGAACAAACTACAGGAAAGCCATCTTCATTTTTATTAG CAATGCTGGTGGGGAGCAGATAAACCAAATTACCTTGGACTTCTGGCGGGCCCATAAAGACCGTGAGGAGATCAGCCTCAAGGATCTGGAAGAATCAGTTTACAAAGCTGCTTTTGAAAACCCCCAAA atgGATTTTGGAGGTCTGGGATAATCGATCAGCACCTTATTGACTTCCTCGTGCCTTTCTTGCCTTTGAAGCAGCACCATGTGAAACAGTGTGTGGCCAGTGAGCTGACCAGCCGAGACCTAGAGCCACAGCCAGATGTCATCCAGGCAGTTGCTGACAACATCCCTTACTTTCCAGCAGAGTTGAAAGTGTTCTCAGCCACAGGCTGCAAAACAGTGGCTTCACgggtctctttcttcctttga